In Lacinutrix sp. Bg11-31, the DNA window TCGAGGTTGATGAATTTTTTGGCAAAAACAAAGGACTAATTGTTGCTGAGGTCGAATTAAACAATGAAACAGAAACCTTTACCAAGCCACAATGGTTAGGAGAAGAAGTAACAGGAGATGCTAAATATTATAATTCACAATTAAGTAAAAATCCATTTTGTAAGTGGAAATAACTACACATTTTTTTATATTCAATCTATAAATTAATTTCTTTTAGAGCTTTAACGGATGTTGTTTAGTTATAAGCAAGTCTTTTTTCTTTGTTCTAAAAGCGTAGAGATCTTTTGTCTTTTCTAGATTAGTTAATAAGATTTTTTTTCCAACCAAAACACAAATCACTTTTGCTATACCTTTGCATTCTATGTTTGCACTTGTAGATTGTAATAATTTCTATGCTTCTTGCGAACGTGTTTTTAACCCTAATTTACAAGGTAAACCAGTTGCTATTTTAAGTAATAACGACGGTTGTGTTATCGCACGAAGTGACGAAGCCAAAGATTTAAACCTGCCAATGGGAGCGCCTATTTTTAAATGGGAAAGCTTCTGTAAGGCTAATGGTATACATGTTTTATCCTCAAATTACCCATTGTATGGAGACATGAGCAGTCGCGTTATGGAAATACTAAAGCAGTTTTCTCCAGACATCGAGGTGTATAGTATAGACGAATCTTTTTTAGAATTTAAAGGCTTCGATAATTACAATTTTAACGATTACGGAAACCAAATGCGAAAGCGCATTTTAAAATGGACAGGTATTCCAACCTGTGTTGGTGTTGCACCAACAAAAGCGCTTTGTAAAGTAGCAAATAAGGTTGCTAGAAAATTCCCAAAAGAGACTAATGGTGTTTATGTTATAGATTCTGACGAGAAAAGAATTAAAGCGCTTAAATGGATTAAAATTGATGCTGTTTGGGGTATTGGACGTCGTTTAAGCAAACGTTTAAAAGCAAAAGGCTGTAATACTGCTTACGATTTTACACAATTACCAGATGCTTGGGTGAAAAGTAATTTTTCTATAATAGAATCCCGATTAAAACGCGATTTAGAAGGTATTCCAACACTTAAGTTAGACGAGTACGATACCGTAAAAAAAGCAATTGCTACCACACGAAGTTTCGAGTATACGTATTCCGATATCGATAATATAAAAGAGCGAGTATCGACTTTTGCAACCAGTTGTGCCGAAAAATTACGCAAACAAGGCTCCACTTGTCATGTTATTGTTGTAAGTATAAGTAGCGATAGGCACAAATCAGGTGCGGAGCAACATAGTGTAAGTGTGAGCGTTAATTTATCGAGTCCAACAAATTCATCTTTAATTATAAGTAGCTGTGCTGTGAGTGCTGTTAAGTCAATTTTTAAGGAAGGTATAAAATACAAACGCGCAGGAGTTGTGGTTACAGGTTTGGTTTCAGAGGATAGTTTTCAGCTAAATTTATTCGATACGCAAAACCCAAAACATCAACCATTAATGCAATCTATAGATTTTTTAAATGCTAAGTTTAAAGGCAATAAAATAAAATTAGGAAGTCAAGATTTAAAACGCACTTGGAAAATGCGTCAAGAGCGTTTATCTCCAAAATACACCACTAATATTAACGATATTATAGTGGTAAAGTAAATGTAGTTAAGAGGATAGCGTAGAATCTTTTTAAAAGCACTAAATTTATAGAGAAATAAAACTAAAGGTTTTTTCGCTTTCGCGGAAATAATAAATATACAGCCTATGATAGCGCACAAACAAGGAAGCTTAACCTTCTTTACACCAGAAAGCATAGATGGATCTGCAGGTCAGTTTTTCGATACAGGTATTTCGGCAGGATTTCCATCTCCAGCAGACGATTTTAAAGAGCATCGTTTGTCTTTAGATGAAGAGCTTGTAAAAAATAAAGAAGCAACCTTTTATGCTAGAGTTAGTGGGCAATCTATGATTGGTGCAGGTTTAGATGATAACGATTTATTAGTAATAGATAGAAGTTTAGAGCCACAAAACAACAAAATTGCTGTTTGCTTTCTTGATGGCGAGTTTACCGTAAAGCGTTTAAGAGTCACTAAAGATGAGGTTTGGTTACAGCCAGAAAATCCAGATTATCCTATTATAAATATTACTGAAGATAACAACTTCTTAATTTGGGGCATTGTAACTAATGTAATTAAAAAGGTATAACCCAATTATTATTCTAACTTTTATATTGCTTTAAAAATGAAATCAGTTTTTTCTATTCTTTCCCTTTTTTTTACAACATTAATTTTTGCTCAAAATATAAGCTATTCAATAGGTTTCGAGAATGCAGTGCATCACGAAGCGACTATTGATATTTCATATAAAAACCTAAAAGGAAGTTCTCTTTTAGTACAAATGAGCCGTACATCACCAGGTCGTTATGCTATTCACGATTTTGCTAAAAACATTTATAATGTAAAAGCATTTAATAGTAAAGGAGAAGCACTAGAAATAAAACGATTAAGCCCACAAGCATGGGAAGTTTTAAATCACGATAAAACCGTTCATATTTCTTATACTTTATTTGCCAATAGAGCAGACGGAACTTACAGTCAAGTAGACGAGACACATGCACACCTTAATATTCCTGCTACATTTATGTATGCGCCAAGTTTAAGTGAGAATCCAATAGAAATAACCTTTAAGCCAAGAGCAGATTTAAACTGGAAAGTGGCTACGCAATTACCTTTAAAAATTGGAACAACTTATACTGCGCCAAACTTGCAGTATTTTATGGATAGCCCAACAGAGATAAGTAATTATAGTAAAAGAAGTTTTAAAGTTAAGAATCAAGACGTTGAATTTGTATTACACCACAAAGGATCGGAAGAGGATTTAGATACTTACTTCGAAAAAGTGAAGAAAGTTGTTTTAACTGAAGAAGCTGTTTATGGCGAGTTG includes these proteins:
- a CDS encoding LexA family transcriptional regulator produces the protein MIAHKQGSLTFFTPESIDGSAGQFFDTGISAGFPSPADDFKEHRLSLDEELVKNKEATFYARVSGQSMIGAGLDDNDLLVIDRSLEPQNNKIAVCFLDGEFTVKRLRVTKDEVWLQPENPDYPIINITEDNNFLIWGIVTNVIKKV
- a CDS encoding Y-family DNA polymerase, producing MFALVDCNNFYASCERVFNPNLQGKPVAILSNNDGCVIARSDEAKDLNLPMGAPIFKWESFCKANGIHVLSSNYPLYGDMSSRVMEILKQFSPDIEVYSIDESFLEFKGFDNYNFNDYGNQMRKRILKWTGIPTCVGVAPTKALCKVANKVARKFPKETNGVYVIDSDEKRIKALKWIKIDAVWGIGRRLSKRLKAKGCNTAYDFTQLPDAWVKSNFSIIESRLKRDLEGIPTLKLDEYDTVKKAIATTRSFEYTYSDIDNIKERVSTFATSCAEKLRKQGSTCHVIVVSISSDRHKSGAEQHSVSVSVNLSSPTNSSLIISSCAVSAVKSIFKEGIKYKRAGVVVTGLVSEDSFQLNLFDTQNPKHQPLMQSIDFLNAKFKGNKIKLGSQDLKRTWKMRQERLSPKYTTNINDIIVVK